Genomic DNA from Lottiidibacillus patelloidae:
TTCCATCGTTTTTTTAATTAATTCGCTAGCAGTGTAAGAAGTATTAATTTCAGCTACCATGTTTAAAAATCTCGCTTGTTCAGTATAGCCGACAGGATCTGTTTCATAAATAGATGAAATATTTCCAACTTGTATTTTTGCATCCGCTTGCAACAAAGAAATTGCCTTTTGTAAATTTAACTCCCTATTCCCGATGTTTGTCCCTAAGCTAATGTACGCTATATTTTTATCCATTGGAACCTCTAGTACCTCTTCCTATTTCAACAGCTACTGAATCATAATGACCGTTAATAGGGGGATCTGGCTTTATCATCTTTATTGTACAAAAGTGTATTTTCGGATTTAGGAGCAATCTAGCAGCTATTTCTTCAGCAACTGACTCTACTAGCTTTTTAGGGGGACCTTCAACTACTTCTTTCACTGTTTCATAAACCGTTGCATAGTTAACGGTTTCTTCCAAATCATCCGTTGCACCCGCTGCTTTTAATGGCAATTCTAATGTTACATCAACAATAAAGCGCTGACCCAACTTATTTTCCTCGGGAAAAACACCGTGATACCCATAAAACTTCATTCCTGAAACATATATTTTATCGATTAGAAACTCCTCACTTTCCCTTTCCAAGCATCGCATCCATCATTTTAGCCATGCGCGACATTTCTAGAACATCATGTACTCTCATAATGTCACAACCTCTTTCAATTCCTAGGCATACTGTAGCACCAGTTCCTTCTACTCTTTCATCGACTGGCAAATCCAAGGCAAATCCTATCATTGATTTTCTCGAAGTTCCTAGCAACACTGGGTAACCTAATTTCGTGATTTGATCAAGTTTATTCATCACTTCTAAGTTTTGCTCATATGTTTTCGCAAACCCTATTCCTGGATCTAAGACAATTTTGTCGTCTTTCACTCCAGCTTTCTTTACTATTGAGATTGATTCCGCCAAGTCGCTTATAATATCATCCATTAGGTTATTGTAATTTTTATTATTCCGATTATGCATTAAGATGATAGGTACTTCTTTTTCTGCAGCAACTATGGCCATATCCTTGTCTGCTTTTGCTCCCCAAACATCATTAATAATATGAGCACCCGCTTCAATAGCCAATTTCGCAACTTCTGCTTTATACGTATCAATCGATATTGGTACATTTACCGCTTCAGAAACTGCCTTTATGATTGGTATTACTCGAGCAATTTCTTCTTCCAAAGAAACTTTCTCCGCATTAGGTCTTGTTGACTCGCCACCAATATCAATAATATCTGCTCCGTTTATAACCATTTCTTTTGCTTTAGCGACAGCATGATCCACTTCATTGAACTTTCCACCATCAGAAAAAGAATCTGGTGTTGTGTTTAAAATGCCCATAATCGCCGTTTTTTCCGATAGATTAAGTGAATATGGCCGACATATCAATGATCCTTTATTATGTTTGCTTACACTTTTTATCATTTGCATCACCTTTATATATTAACGGTCGACCAAAGCGACGTACGATGTTTCTCGTAATTTTCTTTGAACATTTCCGTTAATTCATTTTTTGCTGTAAATTTCATCTTCTCAATTCCTTTAATCGGAACAATTTCTTGGATTGAATTTGTAACAAAAGCTTCCTCACAATTAAGTAAGTGCTCTAGTTTAAATTTACCTACTCGATATGGAATTTCAAGTTTATTAGCTAAGCACAAAATAAATCCGCGGGTGATTCCCCCTAAGATTCCTGTTGAAAGTGCCGGAGTATATAGCACACCATCTTTTACCCAAAAGATATTCGATACTACTCCTTCAGCAACAAAGCCATCTTTTGTTAGGAATAATCCTTCGATATTTGTGCATTCACCAACTTCACGTTTACCGATTACATTATTTAAAAAATGGTGTGATTTTATTCGATCTGGACCTTCAGGTGTATTTCTTCTCGTTTTCAGAAGTTGCAAATGTTTACCCTGTAGGTTATTTGATAGCACGGGCATCGGCTTGGAATAAATAATAATTGTCGGGCTTACATAAGGTTCGACTTGAAGTCCAAGTGAACCTGCTCCAGCTGATATGTTTATTCTTACATAAGCGTTTTTATAGTTGTTCGCCTCTAGTAATATAATGAGGTTACTCAACAGTTCTTTCTGCCACTTTTCAGGCATTATAATACCAACTTGTTTTAAGCTCCTAGCCATCCGCTCCATATGGTCATGAAATAAAAATGGATGTCCCTCATAAACACGGAGCGTTTCGAAAACACCTAAGCCATACATAAAACCGTGCTCAAAGATTGAAATAGTAGCTTCTTCTTCTTTTACTATTTGTCCATTTAAATAGACATACATGTTTTGTTTACAGTCCTATTCGTTTTACGATGTGTATTAATGAAATTTTGTAATAACATTTTCCCCGACTCAGTCATTATTGACTCTGGATGAAACTGTACACCTTCAATTGCATATTCTTTATGTCTTAAGGCCATTATTTCACCTGCATCTGTCCACGCTGAAACTTCTAAGCAATCAGGCAACGTTTCTTTTTTTACAATTAACGAGTGATATCTCGTTGCAGTAAATGGGTTTTCAATATCTTGAAAAATCGTCTTTCCATCATGATGGATGAGTGACGTTTTTCCGTGCATTAACCTTTCCGCTTGGACAACTTCTCCACCGAACGCTTGGCCAATCGATTGGTGCCCTAAGCAAACTCCGAAAATTGGTATTTTCCCTTTGAAGTGTGATATTACATTTAAACTAATCCCTGCATCATTTGGTGTTTTAGGTCCTGGTGATATCATTAAAAAGCTCGGGTCTAGCAGTTCGATTTCTTCTATTGTTATTTCATCATTACGTTTAACTATTAACTCCTCACCTAGCTCGCCTAAATATTGCACTAAGTTGTACGTAAATGAATCGTAATTATCTATCATTAATATCATTAACACTCACCTCCTGTTCACTTAGCTCTTTTGCTTTCCATAACGCTTTTGCTTTCTTCAATGACTCTTTATATTCCGCTGCTGGATTAGAATCAATAACTATTCCAGCTCCAGCTTGTACATAAGCTATATTATCTTTTGCTACCATTGTTCGAATTGCAATGTTCAATTCTAAATCACCATTAAAGCCAAGCCAACCAATTGAGCCAGTATAAATACCACGACGAACAGGTTCTAATTCTTCAATAATTTCCATCGTTCTAACTTTAGGAGCGCCGGTAATTGTTCCGCCAGGAAAAGCTGCTCTTATCGCATCGTAACCATCATACTGTTTTGCAAGTAGTCCTCGAACATTTGAAACAATGTGCATGACGTGTGAATACTTCTCTATTGTCATAAATTCATTTACTTCAACCGTACCGAATTTACTTACTCTTCCGAGGTCATTTCTTTCTAAGTCAACGAGCATGACATGTTCTGCTCGTTCTTTTTCATTTTCTATTAGCTCTTTTGCAAGCAATTCATCTTCTTGTGCATTTTTTCCTCGTGACCTTGTTCCAGCAATAGGTCTAGTACTTAATGTATCCCCTTTTTTCTTTATTAAAAGTTCCGGCGAACCAGATACGAGCTGAAATTCAGGAACATGAAAATACCCCATATAAGGTGAAGGGTTCAATTCTCTTAACTTTTCATAAATGTGCAAAGGCTCTGTGTTAAGTTCTTCCGCCTGTCGAACTGATAAATTAACTTGGAATACATCACCCGCAGAAATATAATTTTGAATTCGTTCCACTGCATTTTTAAATGCATCTTCAGTTAATGAGAATTTTTTCTCAAGTCCAACATTTGAGCGTTTTTTCCAACTCTCCTCACTGAATTCACTTTGTACTGCTTTTTCTAATTTAATTAATCTCTTTTCAGCTTCTTGCTCACTTCGCTCTTGACTATGGGTAATTAACCAAAGTGCCTCTTCTTGATGGTCATATACAATTACATCATTAAAGATTAAAAAATATATTTCTGGCATTTGTAAATCATCTCTACTTTGCTCAGGTAATACTTCAATTTGTCTAACATAATCGTAACTTATATAGCCAATTGCCCCACCTTGAAAATCAGGTAAATCTTCAATTACAGCTGTCCTATACGGTTCCATCCATTGTTTTAGTTGTTCTAACGGATCACCATGATAAGTTTCTTCGATTCCACCAACATTGATTTGTAACGATTTTTCATACCCTGTTGCAATAGCAAACGGTTGCAGCCCTATAATACTGTAGCGTCCACCTAGTAAACTTTCCAAAATGACGTGATGTGTTTCTTTCCTCGCCAGCATTTTATATTTATAAAAAAGGTCCTTATAGTTTCCTTTTATCTTTTTCCAAATAACTATTCTATTACCAGTGATTGCTTTCTCCAATTGATTCACTCCAGTCCTATAAACCTGCTTTTATTTTACATGATAGTATGTAGTGGTACACTTATTTTCACCAAAAAAAGAAAAAACTCGCCAAAGGCGAGTTTTCGTAACAAGTATTAATGTTCATTATATTGCCACACTACCCCTAGTTCATTCCATAAATGCTCAGCATTAATATCTCCTTCGATTTGTTGCAAAGCAAGTTGTCTTCGTATTTCCCTTTTCATATCTTCAAAAGCATACGAAGTCCCTGGAATTTCTTCTTTCAAAACGATAATAGCATAACCCTCAGCAATTTCTATAGGAGAACTTACTTCACCGACTGACAAAGAATCTGCGACATGAACATATTCTTCAGGTACAGAATAAGAGTTTCGCTCAACATATCCGATGTCGCCACCCCTTGAAGCTGTTATCATATCTAAAGATCTCTCCAAAGCTAAAGCCTCAAAACTCGACCCTGCATTCAATTCTGCTAATACTTCATTCGCTTCTTCTTCTGTCTTTACTACAATGTGAGATAAGTAATAGATATCGTCTTGTTCGAACAGCGATCTGTTTTCATCATAATAATTTCTTATTTCTGCTTCAGAAATAACAATATCTTGCGTATATATCTCTTCTAGCAATAAGATATATTCTATTTCTTCTCGTAACTTAGCTTCATCAAAGTCTGGTAAATTCTCTAATTCATGTGAAGATTGATCATGCATTACTTTATATAAACTAACTTCTTTATCAATAACTTCTGGTGAAATTTTTAAGCCTTGCTTCTTTGCTAATTGAAATACTACTTCGCGATTAATCATATCCTTTAAAACGTCTTGCCCAAACTGCTTAGTTAATTTTTCACTCCACATTTCTTTAGTAATTTCAACTTCTCCAACCTTTGCTACAACATCGTTGTCATCTTTCTTTATGCTCGTAAATAAGAAATAGCTATTAGATAATACTAGTACTGCAATAATTGCATAAAGCAATTTGTGATTAAACATTATTTTAATTCCCCTTATTCGATTGACCTTTAATTTCTTCTAACTCATCTTTGTTAAAAGTATATTTTTCATTACAAAAATGGCAGACCGCTTCTGCTTTCCCTTCATCTTCGATAATACTTTGAAGCTCTTGAGCGCCTAATGAAAGCAGTCCATTTTCAATTCGTTCACGTGAACATTTACATTGAAACTTTACAGGAACCGTATCTAAAAACTTCACTTCTGTTTCTCCGAGCACGTTTCGAACTAACTCTTCTGGAGATAATCCTTTTTCAATTAATTTAGATACCGGCTCAATGGAAGATAACTGCTGTTCTATTTTCGAAATTACTTCATCATCTGCACCAGGCATAACTTGAATAATAAATCCACCAGCGGCTAAAATAGAGTGATCTGGATTTACTAATACACCTACCCCTACTGAGGATGGCACTTGCTCAGAAGATGCAAAATAGTAAGTGAAATCTTCTCCTAATTCACCAGAGACAATTGGCACTTGCCCAGTGAAATGATCTCGCATCCCAATATCTTTAACTACTGTCAAAAATCCTTCTTTTCCTACAGCTCTAGCAACATCAAGCTTTCCATGTTCATTCAAATCAAAATGAACATGTGGATTTGAAACATATCCACGAACATTCCCTTTTGCGTCTGCGTCAATAATTAGATGTCCAATCGGACCTCCACCTTCAATTTTCACTGTAATTTTTTCTTCACCTTTAAGCATGGTACCCATCATAGCCGAAGCAGTTAACGAACGACCTAATGCTGCTGATGCAGTCGCCCAAGTGTCGTGTCTTCTTTGCGCTTCTGAAACTGTCTCGGTAGTTCTTGCTGCATACACGCGGATCGCACCGTTATACGCTAAGGCTTTTACGATGTAGTCTTTCATAGTTGTAGACTCCTTTAACAATTTTTTTGATAAATTAAGTTTAAGCCATTCAATGTTAATAATGGATCAATATAGTCAATAACATCGGTTTCTTTTGAAATTAATTTGGCTAGACCACCTGTAGCGATTACTTTCGGTGTGCCATTTGCCTGATCTTTCATTCTTTTAACGATACCTTCAACTTGTCCGACATAGCCAAATAAAATACCTGATTGCATCGCATTTACCGTATTTTTCCCAACAACATGTTCCGGCTTAGCGATTTCAATCCGGGGCAACTTAGCTGCTTTTGAATAAAGCGCTTCAGTTGAAATGCTAATTCCAGGTGCAATTGCTCCACCTAAATAGTGACCTTCTTCGTTTATATAGCAATAAGTAGTCGCTGTACCAAAATCAACGATAATCAATGGTTGGCCATAATAATGTATGCCAGCAACCGCATTAACGATTCGGTCAGCTCCAACTTCTCTTGGGTTTTCTAATTTTAAGTTTAATCCTGTTTTCACCCCTGGCCCGACTACAATCGGATTGATGTGAAAATACTTCGTACACATACGCTCAAGTGCAAACATAATCGGAGGTACGACAGAAGAAATGATAATACCTTTAATGCTAGAAAAGTTTAAACCTTCATGTGCAAATAAACCTTTAATAACCATGCCATATTCATCTTCCGTTTTACTTCTACTCGTTTCAATACGCCAGTGATATTTTAATTCGTTATTATCATATACCCCTAAGACTGTATTTGTATTCCCTACATCTAATACTAAAATCATAAGTCATCACCACTAATTCAATTTTGATTTCATCATATCATATCACTCATATAGGCTAAAGAAAATAGCAATGATTAGTTCAGATGTTGCAATAATATCACTATTTCTGAAGAAATTAGACGCAATTGTAAAATCACCGCGATTGTACAAACACATAAAAAAAGAATGCCTTCTAATAAGGCATTCTTTCATCATGTATTAATCTTCTTTCTTTTCATCAACAGGAGTTTCTTCGTCATCTTTAACATCGATAGGTTCTTCGTCTTGACGACTAATATTTACTTTCACATCACCAGCGTCCTTTACAGCACGAACCGGTAACTTTCCTGTCTTCATTAATTCCTCAATTTGCTCAGCATCAAGAGTTTCAATTTCTAACAATGTTTGAGCGATAAGTTCTAGCTTATCTTTCTTCTCTGTTAGAATTTGCTTCGCACGATCATATTGTTCCTTAATAATTCGTTGAATTTCTAAGTCAATCTCATACGCGATACGATCACTGTAGTTTTGATCACTTTGAATGTCACGACCTAAGAACACTTGACCTTGCACTTGACCGAATTGAAGCGGTCCAAGCTTGTCACTCATTCCGTACTCCGTTACCATCTTACGTGCAATTGCAGTAGCACGTTGGAAGTCATTGTGTGCACCTGTTGATACTTCACCGAAAGTTAATTCCTCGGCTACTCGCCCACCTAATAGACCAACGATCTTATCAAGTAACTCAGGCTTTGTCATAAAGTAACGGTCTTCTTTCGGAAGCATTACTGCATAACCACCTGCTTGCCCTCGAGGTACTATCGTAACTTTATGAACCATTTCTGCATTTTCTAATGTTGCTCCAATAACTGTATGACCAGATTCATGGTAAGCAACGATATTGCGTTCTTTCTTAGAGATAACTCGACTCTTTTTAGCAGGACCCGCAATAACACGGTCGATTGCTTCATCAACATCTTCCATTGTAACTTTCTTCTTATCATGTCTAGCAGCAACAAGTGCAGCTTCGTTTAATAAGTTTTCTAAGTCTGCCCCAGAGAAGCCTGGTGTTCTCATTGCAATTGTTTTTAAATTAACGTCATCCGCTAATGGTTTATTATGAGCATGTACTTTTAAGACTTCTTCACGGCCTTTTAAGTCTGGGCGGTCAACCGTAATTTGACGGTCAAAACGTCCTGGACGTAATAAAGCTGGATCTAAAATGTCTGGGCGGTTCGTCGCAGCTACGATAATAATTCCTTCGTTTGCACCGAATCCATCCATTTCAACTAATAATTGGTTTAACGTTTGCTCTCGCTCGTCATGTCCGCCACCAAGGCCTGCGCCACGTTGACGTCCAACTGCATCAATTTCGTCAATGAAAATAATACACGGAGCATTCTTCTTAGCATTTTCAAATAGATCACGTACACGTGATGCACCTACACCGACAAACATTTCGACGAAGTCTGATCCACTAATTGAGAAAAACGGAACGCCAGCTTCACCTGCAACGGCTCTTGCTAGTAATGTTTTACCTGTTCCTGGAGGTCCTACTAATAAGACCCCTTTAGGAATTCGTGCACCTAATTCAGCAAATTTACGAGGGTCTTTCAAAAACTCAACTATTTCAACAAGTTCTTGCTTTTCCTCATCTGCACCTGCAACATCCTTGAAGCGCACCTTTTTCTTCTCTTCACTATACATTTTTGCTTTGCTTTTACCGAAGTTCATAACACGACTTCCGCCGCCTTGCGCTTGGTTTAGCAAGAAAAAGAATAAAATAAAGATAATGACAAACGGAATAATTGATGTGAAAAATGTTACCCATCCACTCGTTTGTTCTGCTTCCTTTATTGTTATGGCAATGTTTTGTTCTTTTGCAGCTGCAACTATTGCAGCATGCGTAGTATCACCTTGGAATACGTTTGTTTGATAACTTTCTTTTTCCGAGTGATTGACCAATTGACCTGTAACAAAATATACTCCATGTGCCGGTTGAATCGTTATTGATTCTACTTCACCAGCCTCTAGCAATTGGAAAAACTGTTTTAAATCTAATTCCTCTGTTTCTTGCTTCGGCCCGTTAAAGATACTTACAACTCCAACGACGACAAGGAATATTAGTAAATAAAAGATTGTATTACGAAAAATTCTATTCATTCCTTACCTCCTCCCACGAGCATATACACCGTAGTTAATAGTATCATAGTTATTATTTAACACAAAATGATTAACTTTCATAAATCTCTGGCTTTAAAATACCGATATAAGGCAGATTACGATAGCGCTCAGCAAAGTCTAAACCATAGCCTACAACAAACGCGTCTGGAACAATAAAGCCTGCTAAATCTGGTTTTAGATCGACTTTACGACCAGTTGGCTTATCAAGTAGAGTGACAATTTTTATTGACTTTGCTTTTCTGTGCTTGAAGAGGTCTACTAAGTAGCTTAATGTTAAGCCACTGTCGATAATATCTTCGACAATTAAGATGTCGCGCCCTTCAATAGATGTGTTTAAATCTTTAATTATTTTCACTTCACCAGAAGATACAGTAGAATTACCGTAACTTGATACATCCATAAAGTCCATTTCCAAATGAATATTCATTCGCTTTGTTAAATCTGCCATAAATAATACAGCACCTTTTAACACGCCAATAACTAGTGGATAGCGGTCTTGGTATTCTTCGGAAAGGACCTTTGCAAGTTCTTCACACTTCGCTTGGATCTCTTCTTCTGATATTAGTACTTCTTTCATTTCATTATGCATTACTTTTCCTCCCACACTATTGGTTAAGATTACAAAATGTGAATACGACATATTTAGCAGTGTTTTGTGAGGTTTGTGCAAAGCTAGAAAGCTTTAGTTTTGGTAACCACAATATATTGTTATTACCATCAACAACAACCGGCCATACATCGCGTAGCTCTTTATCCACCTTTTGGTCAATAAATATTGCCTTGAGCTTTTTTGAACCTGGACTCCCCTTCAATGTCATTCTGTCACCTGGCACTCGAGTACGAACAATAATTGGAAGTGTTAAATCTTCGTAATTACAAACAAAAAAAGATTTCTCATCTTTTATTGTTGGGAGTTTTTCCTCTAAACTAACCTGAATAGTGCCAATTGGAGTTTCACATTGTCCTGGAATATGTAATTCTTTTTCATAAGAAAAATGGTCTTCTTTAAGCATATGTACTGAAAATGAACAGCATGAATAAGAACGTGATATGTAAATTCCTTTTGGTAAAAACAATTCCCCAGAAGGGTGTTTATTATTAAGTAAATCTAACACCTGCTGAATATGTACATAAGATAAATCTTGGGCATTTTGACCATATAGATAATTTAATATTAGAGTAATCATTCTCCTTTGTAAAGGAAAGGGAACATGTATAAATTTTTCTACAGCTAAAATAACAGTTTCCCTTGATTTACTAATAAGTAAATCGCTTAATTTTTCTTCTGCTTCTTTAATCAGCCACTGTTGATCAGCCATCAGTAGTTCACTTTGCGTTTGCATTCGCAAGTGGACATTTGGATTTTCCTTTTTCAAAAAAGGCAAGACATATTTCCTAAATCGATTTCTTGTATACGAATCACTCTCATTACTTTCATCATATCTAGGTAATATTTTTTCTTCTTTACAATAGTGCTCAATTTCATCTTTCGTTATGCTTAAAAATGGACGAATAATCATCCCTTCAGAAAAAGGACGCTTGAAAGGGATACCCGCCTGACCAAATCCAACACTCCCTCTAACTTGGTTCATAATCATTGTTTCTACTTGATCATCCCCGTGGTGTGCCAATGCTAAATAATCTGCATGGTGCTTTTTCATCACATCTTCAAAAAAGGCATATCTAGCATTTCGAGCCGCTACTTGCGTACTAAGCTTTTCTTTCTTTTTATAGCTATTAACGTCTATTTTTTCTGCCTCAAGTAGTATGCCCAATGCATCACAAAATGCAGCTACTGCTAGATAATCGTCGTGAGATTGTTCCCCTCTAAGCATATGATCGACGTGAGCAGCAATGACATTAATACCAAAATGGGTACGATGGTTCCATAAAAAGTGAAGCAATGCCAATGAATCTGGCCCACCAGAGACACCTACTACAATTGTAGAATTATTTTTTATAAGCTGATGCCGCTTAATAAAACCGTGAACCGTTTGCAAAACGTTATCCTCATTTCTAGCCTAATAATTATGTTTATTAAATACTACTCTATCTTATCATTATTTCCCTATTGTTTCTTACAATAACCCCTAAAAAATGAAAGTCCAAGGATTAACTCTCTCGGACTTTTATAAATCTTATTGGTTGTTTAATTTACCTAAAAACTGCTTTTGTGAAAATGTAGCCCATTTTGGTATATTGCGCTTAACTTTAGCAACTACAACCGTCATATCATCATTAATGTCGCCATCACGTGAATTAATAACTTCTTCTAATAATAAATCTGCTACTGCTTGTGGGTCTTCGGTTTCAAATTCACTTAGCTTTCGTTTTAACCATGACTCTTTATTTTCTACATGTTTAGGGCCATCAAAAATTCCATCACTCATCATAATTAGTAAGTCTCCCGCTTTTAACTCCATACTAACTACATCGACCTCAAAGTCTTTAATAATACCCATTGGTAAATTACTTGCTTGAACCATTAAAACACGGTCGTTTCTTTTAATGAAACTCGGGATTGAACCAATCTTTAAAAATTTCGCCTTTGCAGTCTGTAAATCAACCATTGCTAAATCAAGCGTCGAGAATATTTCATCTGTCGACCGTAAAGAAAGGACTGAGTTAATCGATTTTATTGCTATGCTCTCTTCAATACCTGATTGAAGTATTTTCTGCAACAATCTTAGCGTTTCATTGCTTTCTAAGTGAGCTCTTTGCCCATTACCCATTCCATCACTAATAGCTATTGCATACTTACTTGAGGCTAACTCAATTGTTGAATAGCAATCCCCCGACAGCCAAGCTCCACCTTTAGCAGCATTCGCGACCCCAGTTTCAATCTCAAACGCTTTCGTCGATCCGAAAG
This window encodes:
- the pabA gene encoding aminodeoxychorismate/anthranilate synthase component II translates to MILMIDNYDSFTYNLVQYLGELGEELIVKRNDEITIEEIELLDPSFLMISPGPKTPNDAGISLNVISHFKGKIPIFGVCLGHQSIGQAFGGEVVQAERLMHGKTSLIHHDGKTIFQDIENPFTATRYHSLIVKKETLPDCLEVSAWTDAGEIMALRHKEYAIEGVQFHPESIMTESGKMLLQNFINTHRKTNRTVNKTCMSI
- the hpt gene encoding hypoxanthine phosphoribosyltransferase is translated as MHNEMKEVLISEEEIQAKCEELAKVLSEEYQDRYPLVIGVLKGAVLFMADLTKRMNIHLEMDFMDVSSYGNSTVSSGEVKIIKDLNTSIEGRDILIVEDIIDSGLTLSYLVDLFKHRKAKSIKIVTLLDKPTGRKVDLKPDLAGFIVPDAFVVGYGLDFAERYRNLPYIGILKPEIYES
- the pabC gene encoding aminodeoxychorismate lyase; translation: MYVYLNGQIVKEEEATISIFEHGFMYGLGVFETLRVYEGHPFLFHDHMERMARSLKQVGIIMPEKWQKELLSNLIILLEANNYKNAYVRINISAGAGSLGLQVEPYVSPTIIIYSKPMPVLSNNLQGKHLQLLKTRRNTPEGPDRIKSHHFLNNVIGKREVGECTNIEGLFLTKDGFVAEGVVSNIFWVKDGVLYTPALSTGILGGITRGFILCLANKLEIPYRVGKFKLEHLLNCEEAFVTNSIQEIVPIKGIEKMKFTAKNELTEMFKENYEKHRTSLWSTVNI
- a CDS encoding anthranilate synthase component I family protein → MLARKETHHVILESLLGGRYSIIGLQPFAIATGYEKSLQINVGGIEETYHGDPLEQLKQWMEPYRTAVIEDLPDFQGGAIGYISYDYVRQIEVLPEQSRDDLQMPEIYFLIFNDVIVYDHQEEALWLITHSQERSEQEAEKRLIKLEKAVQSEFSEESWKKRSNVGLEKKFSLTEDAFKNAVERIQNYISAGDVFQVNLSVRQAEELNTEPLHIYEKLRELNPSPYMGYFHVPEFQLVSGSPELLIKKKGDTLSTRPIAGTRSRGKNAQEDELLAKELIENEKERAEHVMLVDLERNDLGRVSKFGTVEVNEFMTIEKYSHVMHIVSNVRGLLAKQYDGYDAIRAAFPGGTITGAPKVRTMEIIEELEPVRRGIYTGSIGWLGFNGDLELNIAIRTMVAKDNIAYVQAGAGIVIDSNPAAEYKESLKKAKALWKAKELSEQEVSVNDINDR
- a CDS encoding peptidyl-prolyl cis-trans isomerase, producing the protein MFNHKLLYAIIAVLVLSNSYFLFTSIKKDDNDVVAKVGEVEITKEMWSEKLTKQFGQDVLKDMINREVVFQLAKKQGLKISPEVIDKEVSLYKVMHDQSSHELENLPDFDEAKLREEIEYILLLEEIYTQDIVISEAEIRNYYDENRSLFEQDDIYYLSHIVVKTEEEANEVLAELNAGSSFEALALERSLDMITASRGGDIGYVERNSYSVPEEYVHVADSLSVGEVSSPIEIAEGYAIIVLKEEIPGTSYAFEDMKREIRRQLALQQIEGDINAEHLWNELGVVWQYNEH
- the hslO gene encoding Hsp33 family molecular chaperone HslO, whose amino-acid sequence is MKDYIVKALAYNGAIRVYAARTTETVSEAQRRHDTWATASAALGRSLTASAMMGTMLKGEEKITVKIEGGGPIGHLIIDADAKGNVRGYVSNPHVHFDLNEHGKLDVARAVGKEGFLTVVKDIGMRDHFTGQVPIVSGELGEDFTYYFASSEQVPSSVGVGVLVNPDHSILAAGGFIIQVMPGADDEVISKIEQQLSSIEPVSKLIEKGLSPEELVRNVLGETEVKFLDTVPVKFQCKCSRERIENGLLSLGAQELQSIIEDEGKAEAVCHFCNEKYTFNKDELEEIKGQSNKGN
- the folB gene encoding dihydroneopterin aldolase; the protein is MDKIYVSGMKFYGYHGVFPEENKLGQRFIVDVTLELPLKAAGATDDLEETVNYATVYETVKEVVEGPPKKLVESVAEEIAARLLLNPKIHFCTIKMIKPDPPINGHYDSVAVEIGRGTRGSNG
- the ftsH gene encoding ATP-dependent zinc metalloprotease FtsH — protein: MNRIFRNTIFYLLIFLVVVGVVSIFNGPKQETEELDLKQFFQLLEAGEVESITIQPAHGVYFVTGQLVNHSEKESYQTNVFQGDTTHAAIVAAAKEQNIAITIKEAEQTSGWVTFFTSIIPFVIIFILFFFLLNQAQGGGSRVMNFGKSKAKMYSEEKKKVRFKDVAGADEEKQELVEIVEFLKDPRKFAELGARIPKGVLLVGPPGTGKTLLARAVAGEAGVPFFSISGSDFVEMFVGVGASRVRDLFENAKKNAPCIIFIDEIDAVGRQRGAGLGGGHDEREQTLNQLLVEMDGFGANEGIIIVAATNRPDILDPALLRPGRFDRQITVDRPDLKGREEVLKVHAHNKPLADDVNLKTIAMRTPGFSGADLENLLNEAALVAARHDKKKVTMEDVDEAIDRVIAGPAKKSRVISKKERNIVAYHESGHTVIGATLENAEMVHKVTIVPRGQAGGYAVMLPKEDRYFMTKPELLDKIVGLLGGRVAEELTFGEVSTGAHNDFQRATAIARKMVTEYGMSDKLGPLQFGQVQGQVFLGRDIQSDQNYSDRIAYEIDLEIQRIIKEQYDRAKQILTEKKDKLELIAQTLLEIETLDAEQIEELMKTGKLPVRAVKDAGDVKVNISRQDEEPIDVKDDEETPVDEKKED
- the folP gene encoding dihydropteroate synthase, translated to MIKSVSKHNKGSLICRPYSLNLSEKTAIMGILNTTPDSFSDGGKFNEVDHAVAKAKEMVINGADIIDIGGESTRPNAEKVSLEEEIARVIPIIKAVSEAVNVPISIDTYKAEVAKLAIEAGAHIINDVWGAKADKDMAIVAAEKEVPIILMHNRNNKNYNNLMDDIISDLAESISIVKKAGVKDDKIVLDPGIGFAKTYEQNLEVMNKLDQITKLGYPVLLGTSRKSMIGFALDLPVDERVEGTGATVCLGIERGCDIMRVHDVLEMSRMAKMMDAMLGKGK
- a CDS encoding type III pantothenate kinase, which translates into the protein MILVLDVGNTNTVLGVYDNNELKYHWRIETSRSKTEDEYGMVIKGLFAHEGLNFSSIKGIIISSVVPPIMFALERMCTKYFHINPIVVGPGVKTGLNLKLENPREVGADRIVNAVAGIHYYGQPLIIVDFGTATTYCYINEEGHYLGGAIAPGISISTEALYSKAAKLPRIEIAKPEHVVGKNTVNAMQSGILFGYVGQVEGIVKRMKDQANGTPKVIATGGLAKLISKETDVIDYIDPLLTLNGLNLIYQKNC